A genomic segment from Cumulibacter manganitolerans encodes:
- a CDS encoding MarR family winged helix-turn-helix transcriptional regulator, whose translation MPHDPSPEQPGASLSLIADARTAIQERMAHVDIDAMQLVLLLYRVSNAIVYDIESTVHRPAGWSWSAFRLCFTLWVDGPLELRAAASRTGMSKPAVTSLANTLQKQGSLTRSDLAGDARGRVLELTDAGRERLEEVFRAHNRREVRWVDQLSDAERAGGMAFLRRLVEIGRQDWVAHR comes from the coding sequence ATGCCGCACGATCCGAGCCCCGAGCAGCCGGGCGCCTCCCTGTCGCTGATCGCCGATGCGCGCACGGCCATCCAGGAACGCATGGCGCACGTCGACATCGACGCCATGCAGCTGGTCCTGCTGCTGTATCGAGTGTCCAACGCGATCGTCTACGACATCGAGTCGACCGTCCACCGGCCCGCCGGTTGGAGCTGGTCGGCGTTCCGGTTGTGCTTCACCCTGTGGGTCGACGGCCCGCTCGAGCTGCGTGCCGCGGCCAGCCGCACGGGCATGAGCAAGCCGGCGGTGACGTCGTTGGCGAACACGCTGCAGAAGCAGGGTTCGCTGACCCGGTCCGACCTCGCCGGCGACGCCCGGGGGCGGGTGCTCGAGCTCACCGACGCCGGGCGGGAACGGCTCGAGGAGGTCTTCCGCGCGCACAACCGGCGGGAGGTGCGCTGGGTGGACCAGCTCAGCGACGCCGAACGCGCCGGCGGCATGGCGTTCCTGCGCCGCCTCGTCGAGATCGGCCGGCAGGACTGGGTGGCGCACCGGTAG
- a CDS encoding enoyl-CoA hydratase-related protein, translating to MVRSPVRELAASIDAGLATVTIDRPHKRNAMSVRMWQALTEILGEIAARDDVRVLVLRGSGAHFCAGADIAEFERTRGTPQAAERYRALVDSAEAALAGLAVPTIAALRGSTIGGGLELALACDFRLMSETVRCGITASKLGLVYSAASTRRLAAIVGPAWAKHVLFTSQLMDAAHAARIGLAHDVLPEDRLDAAVQSLVALLIDRSALTIEAAKLVIDQPVAGAPEVDLGDLVRRAAASEFYRDRVAAFNAPKP from the coding sequence GTGGTGCGCAGCCCGGTGCGTGAGCTCGCCGCGTCGATCGACGCGGGGCTCGCCACGGTGACGATCGACCGACCGCACAAGCGCAACGCGATGTCGGTGCGGATGTGGCAGGCGCTGACCGAGATCCTGGGCGAGATCGCCGCCCGCGACGACGTGCGGGTGCTCGTGCTGCGCGGCAGCGGCGCGCACTTCTGCGCAGGTGCCGATATCGCGGAGTTCGAGCGGACCCGCGGGACGCCGCAGGCGGCCGAGCGCTACCGCGCGCTCGTCGACTCGGCGGAGGCGGCGCTCGCCGGCCTGGCGGTCCCCACGATCGCCGCGCTGCGCGGATCGACGATCGGCGGCGGTCTCGAGCTCGCGCTGGCGTGCGACTTCCGGCTGATGAGCGAGACCGTCCGCTGCGGGATCACCGCGTCGAAGCTCGGGCTGGTCTACAGCGCCGCCTCGACGCGGCGGCTGGCCGCGATCGTCGGCCCCGCGTGGGCCAAGCACGTGCTGTTCACGTCGCAGCTGATGGACGCCGCGCACGCCGCCCGGATCGGTCTGGCGCACGACGTCCTGCCCGAGGACCGGCTCGACGCCGCCGTCCAGTCGCTGGTGGCGCTGCTGATCGACCGGTCGGCGCTCACGATCGAGGCGGCGAAGCTCGTCATCGACCAGCCGGTCGCCGGCGCGCCGGAGGTCGACCTCGGCGATCTCGTGCGTCGGGCGGCGGCCAGCGAGTTCTATCGCGACCGCGTCGCCGCCTTCAACGCGCCGAAGCCCTAG
- a CDS encoding MBL fold metallo-hydrolase: MAKAFASSADLGQKTESLEVLADGVYALTAEGDPNMGAIEAEDFVVAFESRATPKATRDWLEQLREHTDKPVRYCVLSHYHAVRVLGASAYDAESIITHETTRRLIDERGQADWDSEYGRMPRLFREPETIPGLTHPDLTFTESLVIPLGGDRGDLELHYCGRGHTAGDVIAWVPKHRVLFAGDLVEAQAALYTGDAFHFDWADATLERVKSFGAEALVGGRGAVALGRDATDAAIEQTRRFLRGMIENVGAVHGRGGSLKEAFDATHAALAPDFGQWPIFEHCLPFDVKRLWDEYDGKDWPEIWTAELDRQVWDQLQD, from the coding sequence ATGGCCAAGGCATTCGCCTCCAGCGCCGATCTGGGACAGAAGACCGAGTCACTGGAGGTTCTCGCCGACGGCGTGTACGCGCTGACGGCCGAGGGTGATCCGAACATGGGCGCGATCGAGGCGGAGGACTTCGTCGTCGCGTTCGAGTCGCGGGCCACTCCCAAGGCGACCCGGGACTGGCTGGAGCAGCTGCGCGAGCACACCGACAAGCCGGTGCGCTACTGCGTGCTGAGCCACTACCACGCGGTGCGGGTGCTGGGCGCGTCGGCGTACGACGCGGAGTCGATCATCACGCACGAGACGACGCGTCGGCTGATCGACGAGCGCGGGCAGGCCGACTGGGACAGCGAGTACGGCCGGATGCCGCGGTTGTTCCGCGAGCCGGAGACGATCCCGGGCCTGACGCATCCGGACCTGACGTTCACCGAGTCGCTGGTCATCCCGTTGGGCGGGGACCGCGGCGACCTCGAGCTGCATTACTGCGGCCGCGGGCACACCGCCGGTGACGTCATCGCCTGGGTACCCAAGCACAGGGTGCTGTTCGCCGGCGATCTCGTCGAGGCGCAGGCCGCGCTGTACACCGGCGACGCGTTCCACTTCGACTGGGCGGACGCGACCCTCGAGCGGGTGAAGTCGTTCGGGGCCGAGGCGCTGGTCGGCGGCCGGGGCGCGGTCGCGCTCGGCCGGGACGCGACGGACGCCGCGATCGAGCAGACCCGGCGGTTCCTGCGCGGCATGATCGAGAACGTCGGTGCCGTGCACGGCCGCGGCGGCTCGCTGAAGGAGGCGTTCGACGCGACGCACGCCGCCCTGGCCCCGGACTTCGGCCAGTGGCCGATCTTCGAGCACTGCCTGCCGTTCGACGTCAAGCGGCTCTGGGACGAGTACGACGGCAAGGACTGGCCGGAGATCTGGACGGCCGAGCTCGACCGGCAGGTCTGGGACCAGCTGCAGGACTGA
- a CDS encoding phosphoenolpyruvate carboxykinase (GTP), translating into MTSPDFPALQDAPTKHKELLAWVAEVAKLTQPKDIRWVDGSDAEWKQITDALVEAGTIVRLNEELRPNSFWAMSDPSDVARVEDQTFICSEKEEDAGPTNNWMDPEKMKETMSGLYAGCMRGRTMYVVPFCMGPIDADDPKFGVEITDSEYVVLSMRIMCRTGQNVLDAMGSDKAFVKCLHSVGAPLADGQEDVSWPCNTTKYISHFPETREIWSFGSGYGGNALLGKKCYALRIGSVLGRDEGWMAEHMLILKLTSPEGKVHYITGAFPSACGKTNLAMLEPTVEGWKVETLGDDIAWLRFGEDGRLYAVNPEFGFFGVAPGTSYQTNPNAMRTMDAGNSVFTNVARTDDGDVWWEGMTEEKPAHLIDWHGNDWTPDSDRLSSHPNSRFCTPIEQCPVLAPEYNSEPNGVPISAIIFGGRRKTTIPLVTESRDWQHGVFMGATTSSETTAAATGAVGVVRRDPMAMLPFIGYNAGDYINHWIEMGKKSDAAKMPRIFYVNWFRRDEDGGFLWPGFGDNSRVLKWIIERLEGTADAVDTPIGLVPAEGALDTEGLNIDAEQLAKASAVNVDEWQAEVPLIEEWFAKLGDRLPSTMHDELDTLKTNLENAK; encoded by the coding sequence GTGACTTCGCCAGATTTCCCCGCCCTGCAGGACGCCCCGACCAAGCACAAGGAGCTCCTTGCCTGGGTCGCCGAGGTCGCCAAGCTGACGCAGCCCAAGGACATTCGCTGGGTCGATGGTTCCGATGCGGAGTGGAAGCAGATCACCGACGCGCTCGTCGAGGCCGGCACCATCGTGCGGCTCAACGAGGAGCTTCGCCCCAACTCCTTCTGGGCGATGTCCGACCCGTCCGACGTGGCGCGCGTCGAGGACCAGACCTTCATCTGCTCCGAGAAGGAGGAGGACGCGGGCCCGACCAACAACTGGATGGACCCGGAGAAGATGAAGGAGACCATGAGCGGTCTCTACGCGGGCTGCATGCGCGGCCGCACGATGTACGTCGTGCCGTTCTGCATGGGGCCGATCGACGCCGACGACCCGAAGTTCGGCGTCGAGATCACCGACTCCGAGTACGTCGTCCTCTCGATGCGCATCATGTGCCGCACCGGCCAGAACGTCCTGGACGCCATGGGCTCCGACAAGGCGTTCGTGAAGTGCCTGCACTCGGTCGGCGCCCCGCTGGCCGACGGCCAGGAGGACGTCTCGTGGCCGTGCAACACCACCAAGTACATCAGCCACTTCCCCGAGACCCGTGAGATCTGGTCGTTCGGCTCCGGCTACGGCGGCAACGCGCTGCTGGGCAAGAAGTGCTACGCGCTGCGCATCGGGTCGGTCCTCGGCCGGGACGAGGGCTGGATGGCCGAGCACATGCTCATCCTCAAGCTGACCTCGCCCGAGGGCAAGGTCCACTACATCACCGGCGCGTTCCCGTCGGCGTGCGGCAAGACCAACCTGGCGATGCTCGAGCCCACGGTCGAGGGCTGGAAGGTCGAGACGCTGGGCGACGACATCGCCTGGCTGCGCTTCGGCGAGGACGGCCGGCTGTACGCCGTCAACCCCGAGTTCGGCTTCTTCGGCGTCGCCCCGGGCACCTCGTACCAGACCAACCCCAACGCGATGCGCACGATGGACGCCGGCAACTCGGTCTTCACGAACGTGGCGCGCACCGACGACGGCGACGTGTGGTGGGAGGGCATGACCGAGGAGAAGCCCGCGCACCTGATCGACTGGCACGGCAACGATTGGACGCCGGACTCCGATCGGCTGTCCTCGCACCCCAACAGCCGCTTCTGCACGCCGATCGAGCAGTGCCCGGTGCTGGCCCCCGAGTACAACAGCGAGCCCAACGGCGTGCCGATCTCGGCGATCATCTTCGGCGGCCGCCGCAAGACCACGATCCCGCTGGTGACCGAGTCGCGCGACTGGCAGCACGGCGTGTTCATGGGCGCGACGACGTCGTCGGAGACCACGGCCGCCGCGACCGGCGCGGTCGGCGTCGTCCGCCGCGACCCGATGGCGATGCTGCCGTTCATCGGCTACAACGCCGGCGACTACATCAACCACTGGATCGAGATGGGCAAGAAGTCCGATGCGGCGAAGATGCCGCGGATCTTCTACGTCAACTGGTTCCGTCGTGACGAGGACGGCGGGTTCCTGTGGCCCGGGTTCGGCGACAACAGCCGCGTCCTGAAGTGGATCATCGAGCGCCTCGAGGGCACCGCGGACGCGGTCGACACCCCGATCGGCCTCGTGCCGGCCGAGGGCGCGCTCGACACCGAGGGGCTCAACATCGACGCCGAGCAGCTCGCCAAGGCGTCGGCGGTCAACGTCGACGAATGGCAGGCGGAGGTGCCGCTCATCGAGGAGTGGTTCGCCAAGCTCGGCGACCGGCTGCCGTCGACCATGCACGACGAGCTGGACACCCTGAAGACCAACCTCGAGAACGCCAAGTAG
- a CDS encoding sugar porter family MFS transporter, with protein MTAAAATDSHESSGVVRIASVAALGGLLFGYDSAVINGAVSAVQNEFKAQPGPLGFAVAAALIGAAVGAFTGGRVADRIGRLAVMKIAALLFLVSAIGCGFAPNLALFVTFRIIGGLGVGVASVIAPAYIAEISPPRIRGRLGSLQQLAIVTGIFVSLLVDFLLARIAGSSSAMLWFGMEAWRWMFMMMAVPAIVYGALSFTIPESPRFLVAQGQPEKAQRVLARVLGVGAQETVERIQQSLATDRKRSMRDLRSPRGGIFPIVWVGIGLAVFQQFVGINVIFYYSNVLWEAVGFTESSSFVITVLTSVTNILTTLIAIAAVDKAGRKPLLMIGSTGMFVSLAVMAYIFQTAPLKNGAPVLEGAAGPVALAAANIFVIAFGMSWGPVMWIMLGEMFPNRLRGAALAVAGFAQWAANWIVTVSFPILKDISLGLAYGLYALCALLSLLFVWRFVHETKGLALEDMEDGFVPAGH; from the coding sequence ATGACCGCAGCAGCTGCCACCGATTCGCACGAGAGCTCCGGTGTCGTCCGGATCGCCTCGGTCGCCGCGCTGGGCGGCTTGCTGTTCGGCTACGACAGCGCCGTCATCAACGGGGCCGTGAGCGCGGTCCAGAACGAGTTCAAGGCGCAGCCCGGGCCGCTCGGGTTCGCGGTCGCAGCGGCCCTCATCGGCGCTGCGGTCGGCGCCTTCACGGGCGGTCGGGTCGCCGACCGGATCGGGCGCCTCGCCGTCATGAAGATCGCCGCGCTGCTCTTCCTCGTCTCGGCGATCGGCTGTGGCTTCGCGCCCAACCTCGCGCTCTTCGTGACCTTCCGGATCATCGGAGGCCTCGGCGTCGGTGTGGCGTCGGTGATCGCGCCGGCCTACATCGCGGAGATCTCCCCACCGCGGATCCGCGGCCGGCTGGGCTCGCTGCAGCAGCTCGCGATCGTCACCGGCATCTTCGTCTCCCTGCTCGTCGACTTCCTCCTCGCGCGAATCGCCGGCAGCTCGAGCGCGATGCTGTGGTTCGGGATGGAAGCCTGGCGCTGGATGTTCATGATGATGGCCGTCCCGGCGATCGTGTACGGCGCGCTGTCGTTCACCATTCCCGAGTCGCCGCGGTTCCTCGTCGCCCAGGGACAACCCGAGAAAGCGCAGCGCGTGCTCGCCCGGGTGCTCGGCGTCGGCGCCCAGGAAACCGTCGAGCGGATCCAGCAGAGCCTCGCCACCGACCGCAAGCGGTCGATGCGCGACCTGCGCTCGCCGCGTGGCGGAATCTTCCCGATCGTCTGGGTCGGCATCGGCCTGGCGGTCTTCCAGCAGTTCGTCGGCATCAACGTGATCTTCTACTACTCGAACGTGCTGTGGGAGGCGGTCGGCTTCACCGAGTCGAGCTCGTTCGTGATCACGGTGCTCACGTCGGTCACCAACATCCTGACCACCCTGATCGCCATCGCCGCCGTCGACAAGGCCGGCCGCAAGCCGCTGCTGATGATCGGCTCCACCGGCATGTTCGTCTCGCTGGCGGTGATGGCCTACATCTTCCAGACGGCGCCTCTGAAGAACGGCGCCCCGGTCCTCGAGGGCGCGGCCGGCCCGGTCGCGCTGGCCGCCGCCAACATCTTCGTCATCGCGTTCGGCATGTCGTGGGGCCCGGTCATGTGGATCATGCTCGGCGAGATGTTCCCGAACCGGCTGCGCGGTGCGGCGCTCGCCGTCGCCGGCTTCGCGCAGTGGGCCGCCAACTGGATCGTCACCGTGTCGTTCCCGATCCTGAAGGACATCAGCCTCGGCCTCGCCTACGGCCTGTACGCGCTGTGCGCGCTGCTCTCGCTGCTGTTCGTCTGGCGGTTCGTGCACGAGACCAAGGGGCTGGCGCTCGAGGACATGGAGGACGGGTTCGTCCCCGCCGGCCACTGA
- a CDS encoding FAD-dependent monooxygenase, with protein sequence MTIPLDVPRHEGHADLPVAVVGAGPGGQTAALALARWGLDVRFFDKRAERDPIGSKAICQARDVLDVWGSLGAGTVLADEGVTWTTARTYYRGREIDSWRFADSGRSPYPPFVNISQQRTEEVLDDCLARLGVRCRWGVRIEEVTQDAAGVTLRIDGEPQRFSHAVFATGARGVIREVLGLAFEGRTFDDAFLICDIEATLPGWETERRFHFDPEWNPGRQVLIHACPGSQYRIDWQVPEDYDLVEDERTGGLDRRIRQIIGEHTPYRIVWKSVYRFQSRHVEQMAVGRILLAGDVAHLVAPFGARGLNTGVLDADNLGWKIAFDAYGWGGPGLIDSYSVERVAAARENAEVVDATMAVLVPQDDAARARRTALLEAAASGSGAPIDSGRFAEPFWYVDSPLTTPDESRPFAGRPPKGTVPPPGPGIMLPDVRLADGSRLRDAARLAITVIGPREVATDVRCPVAHIPATGLGDEARTALGYRDGEWWVLRPDCYVAGIATAPGQVAPVIRKTLGF encoded by the coding sequence ATGACCATCCCGCTCGACGTCCCCCGGCACGAGGGCCACGCCGACCTTCCGGTCGCCGTCGTCGGCGCCGGGCCCGGCGGCCAGACCGCCGCCCTCGCGCTGGCCCGCTGGGGCCTGGACGTCCGGTTCTTCGACAAGCGGGCCGAGCGCGACCCGATCGGGTCGAAGGCGATCTGCCAGGCGCGCGACGTCCTCGACGTGTGGGGATCCCTCGGCGCCGGCACCGTGCTCGCGGACGAAGGGGTCACCTGGACCACCGCCCGCACCTACTACCGCGGGCGCGAGATCGACTCCTGGCGGTTCGCCGACTCCGGCCGGTCGCCGTACCCGCCGTTCGTGAACATCTCCCAGCAGCGCACCGAGGAGGTGCTCGACGACTGCCTGGCGCGGCTGGGCGTGCGCTGCCGCTGGGGCGTGCGCATCGAGGAGGTCACCCAGGACGCCGCCGGGGTGACGCTGCGGATCGACGGCGAGCCGCAGCGGTTCAGCCACGCGGTCTTCGCGACCGGCGCCCGGGGCGTGATCCGGGAGGTGCTCGGGCTGGCGTTCGAGGGACGGACCTTCGACGACGCGTTCCTCATCTGCGACATCGAGGCGACGCTGCCCGGGTGGGAGACCGAGCGGCGCTTCCACTTCGACCCGGAGTGGAATCCCGGCCGCCAGGTGCTCATCCACGCGTGCCCCGGCTCGCAGTACCGGATCGACTGGCAGGTCCCCGAGGACTACGACCTCGTCGAGGACGAGCGCACCGGCGGCCTCGATCGCCGCATCCGGCAGATCATCGGCGAGCACACGCCCTACCGCATCGTCTGGAAGTCGGTCTACCGCTTCCAGTCCCGGCACGTCGAGCAGATGGCCGTCGGACGGATCCTGCTGGCCGGGGACGTCGCGCACCTGGTCGCGCCGTTCGGCGCGCGCGGGCTGAACACCGGCGTCCTCGACGCCGACAACCTCGGCTGGAAGATCGCCTTCGACGCCTACGGCTGGGGCGGTCCCGGGCTGATCGACTCCTACTCGGTGGAGCGGGTCGCCGCCGCGCGCGAGAACGCCGAGGTCGTGGACGCGACGATGGCCGTGCTCGTCCCGCAGGACGACGCGGCGCGCGCCCGCCGGACGGCGCTCCTGGAGGCGGCCGCGTCCGGGTCGGGAGCGCCGATCGACTCCGGCCGGTTCGCCGAGCCGTTCTGGTACGTCGACTCGCCGCTGACCACCCCCGACGAGAGCCGGCCGTTCGCCGGACGCCCGCCCAAGGGCACGGTGCCGCCGCCCGGCCCGGGCATCATGCTCCCCGACGTCCGGCTCGCCGACGGCTCCCGGCTGCGCGACGCGGCGCGGCTCGCCATCACGGTGATCGGTCCGCGGGAGGTCGCGACCGACGTGCGCTGTCCGGTGGCCCACATCCCCGCGACCGGCCTCGGCGACGAGGCGCGCACGGCACTCGGGTACCGCGACGGCGAGTGGTGGGTGCTCCGACCCGACTGCTACGTCGCGGGCATCGCGACCGCCCCCGGGCAGGTCGCGCCCGTCATCCGCAAGACCCTCGGTTTCTGA